GCAAAACAACAAGACGTGAGAGACAATATTATGAAGAAGGTAAATAAATCCCTTCAGAGAGACGAATTGCGCCCGGAATACGATCTTTCAGGGCTGAAGGGGGGCATCCGTGGGAAATACGCCAAGCGCTATCGCGCAGGGACGAATCTCGTACGACTTGAACGCGATGTCGCACGGGTTTTCACGGACGATGTTTCAGTCAACAAGGCCCTTTGTTCCCTGATCAGAGTGGCTGAGGCACAGGTTCCTTACACTCATTAGTCGAGGGTGATGGACTAGCCATTCGAGCGGACGACCCCTCCATTCGTCTAGGGGCTGCCGCCTTGCCGGCGCGGATGCGCGAACGAGGCCAGCGCAAACGCTGGAGCCTTGCCGCTGATCCGGGCTGTTCAGCGCGACCGCAGGGGGTTGCGCTGAACGGGGCTCGCGGCGAAAAGATGAGGGACAACGGGAAAAGGAGGTGCGCAATGGGAGACAAAGGCAGGAAGGATAAGGACAAGGGTCGGAAACAGAAGATAAACAAACAGGAACAAAAGGCAAAAAGGGAGCTGGAGAAGCAACAGAGAAAAACCCCTTGACAGAAAGCATGGCGCGGTGTGCGCCTCACCCATACTGTCAACATCGTCGGGTGGCGCGGGGTCAAATCTTTATCCTTGACAATCGGGCTTTTCCGGCGCGGATGCGCGAACGCTTTCGCTCCGTACCGCGTCCCGCTCTTGCCTACCGGCAGGCAGACAGCGGGATTGCCGCTCAATTCCGGCGTTAGTTGGTATAAATACATATGTCACAACTATCCATCCATGCAGTCACGGGCGCCTTCGGATACTCTGGAAAATACATGGCTCAGCGACTTTTAGGCAAAGGACATAAAGTTATAACGCTCACCAACTCTCGATGCCGCAAAAACCCTTTTGGCCCAAAAATACAGGCATACCCCTTTAATTTCAATGATCCAGATGCACTTAGAGCTTATCCGTAAATAAATAGTTGCACTGATTGGGGCATAATGATAACCTTCCTGCATGAACATTACATATTCGTGGGAAGTGTCGGACGCGCTCTGGGAAAAAGCTGAGCCATTGATTCCGCGGCGGAAGCGAGAGAAGGGGCGGAAATATAAAAGGCGTCCGGGAGGAGGACGCAAGCCGCTGGATTCGCGGAAGATATTTGCGGGGATCGTGTATGTATTGCGCACGGGATGCCAGTGGAAGGCGTTACCCAAAGAGCGGTTTGGTAGCGCAAGCTCAGTGCACAAATACTTCTTGGAATGGAAGAAGCAGGGGGTTTTCGTTCGGCTG
The Candidatus Auribacterota bacterium genome window above contains:
- a CDS encoding transposase, whose product is MNITYSWEVSDALWEKAEPLIPRRKREKGRKYKRRPGGGRKPLDSRKIFAGIVYVLRTGCQWKALPKERFGSASSVHKYFLEWKKQGVFVRLWRKGLAEYDEMEGIAWAWQSIDGGMVKAPLAKEAVGPNP